Sequence from the bacterium genome:
CCAGCTCTCGTTGGTGATGGTCATAAACAAGAGTAATTGTTCCCGCAATTTCTTTTCCTGCTACCCATTCTTTTTTTACCAAACTTTCCCGAATCAAATCACGAATAGCCTCAGAACGATTGGTGTAATTCTGGGAATGGATAAGTTTATCAAACCTTTCCAGGAGTTTTTTATCCAGAGAAACTCCAAACCGAATTAATTCACTCATTGAATACCCTCCTTTTTTTTCACCGCAGAGACGCAGAGGAACAGAGAAGACATATAGTAAGTATTAACCAAAAGTTCACATTAGTATTGTTGCTATATCTGTTCTATGAGAAATTTTCGTTAATAACTACTATAAAAAATGTGGGTAATGATTAGGATGAAAATCAGGGATGTTAAGCGTCTTGTCCATAGATTTTATTTTTTTTCTCTGCGTCTCTGT
This genomic interval carries:
- the nikR gene encoding nickel-responsive transcriptional regulator NikR produces the protein MSELIRFGVSLDKKLLERFDKLIHSQNYTNRSEAIRDLIRESLVKKEWVAGKEIAGTITLVYDHHQRELVNTLTDIQHNFHHLIISAQHIHLDHDNCLEIVVVKGKSDEIEKLAHQLKSTRGVKYSSLSLATMGKELV